Within the Peromyscus maniculatus bairdii isolate BWxNUB_F1_BW_parent chromosome 2, HU_Pman_BW_mat_3.1, whole genome shotgun sequence genome, the region tcaaaaATCTACTTGCCTGTCTTTTAGTGCACGTCGCCACACCTGaccagcttatttatttttaattggcgAAAATTGTCCCTCTTATGTGGTACTTTGAGATGTTTCAGTACATGTATAGGTTGTGTAGCATTCAAGTCAGGGCCAGCCACCTGTCCCTTCAAACTTGTATCATTTGTTCATGGTTCTGCAATCACCATACAGGACACGGCACACCAAAACCTATTtttcaacttggcctcttcacAGGCATGGCCCTCTCAGTGCTGGTAGTCTTGCTCCTGGCTGTACTGTATGAAGGCATCAAGGTTGGCAAAGCCAAGTTGCTCCATAAGACTCTGGAGAACCTGCCTAGTACCAGCAGCCAGCAGCTCATCCCGGAACCAGACCAGGATTCTACAGGCTCCGGATCAACTCCAGCCAATAGTACCCGCCTCAGGTACAAACCATGGGTGGAAGGATGGCCAGAGCATTCACTCCTATCCTGAGAGGTGGTTGGgcccagagaaagagaatttTCACAGAAAGCACAGAAAGATAATTTGGGCCCCAGGAAGTATTTAGTAAGATGAACTAGAGCCTGAGTCTCTGATGTCTGGGCCACAGCTATATATCAAGAAGCCCCTTGGGAGGATCCTAAGGCTTTCTCAGGGAACTTCAAACCTGTGCTGCAGGCCTGTCAAGCAGCAGGCATGGGCAACTGTTCTTTCTCCCCAGGCTCCCAAACACAGGAGATGTGCAGGTGTACCAAAGCAAGAACTGCCATCAGCCTAGTATCCACTTGATGGAAGAGGGAGGCATCCTTTCTGGGCTCCGGTCCCACGCCGACCAGGCTTACAGGCCCGTCTGCCTTCTGCAGCCTCACCTCTGCTTAACGAGCCTGCCCGCAATGTCCCAGTCACCTTACCTGGGTGCCTCACACCCTCACAACCACCCTGTGGGAGTTCTCCCGGTGTTTTAATGATAAGAAAATTAGCACTCAAAAGATTCGGAGATTTAATAGGCATCCAAGTCCCTGTTCTTTTCATGACTCATCTACCTCCCACATTCAATTCAGGGGAGAGACTGGCTTCCCGATGATTTCTTCTTATCCCTTATCAGACAAAATTGACTACATAAACCATAATGGTTTCCCCATCTGCCTAGGGATACAGGAAGCTCAGAACTAAATGTGGTGGGGATGTCTCTTTGGAGAGAAATCTCTGCTGGGTAAAATGTTAGGCTGGGACTCGGGGCTCTCTGTCTCTAAACACATCTGCTCATCACTATGTAACTAACTCGTTTCTCTTTTATGCCTAGGTGGTTTTTGTGTTACTTTGGCCAGTCCCTGGTCCATGTCATTCAGGTGGTCATTGGCTACTTTGTGATGCTGGCTGTAATGTCCTACAACACCTGGATTTTCCTCGGTGTGGTCCTGGGCTCGGCTGTGGGCTACTACCTAGCCTACCCACTTCTCAACATGACTTAGTGGGCCAGACCTGCGTAGATGCTGAGTGAGGGCTGAAGAGAACTGGGGCCTCTGCTCCAGGCATTGCACTTCCAGATGCTTTTTCTTACGATGGCCACTGTCCACCTCTTTCCCAGTTCCTGGCAGCTTTGAGCTGAAGCCAGCGAACAGTCCCTGGAGCTTAGAGGTCATTGGAGCTACCTCCCTTCCTAGCCCCGCCTACATAGGGCCAGGCCTCCTGTGGTGCCTTAGGCAAGTAGCTGTGACCAAAGGGAACATGGAAGAGACTGGAACCTGGAGCAAAGGTAGCCAGACCTGTGACTACAGATCtcagacttcaaattaaaatttccCAAAGAGCTTCAGTGAGGAAGGCCATGGAACCTGGATATCCTCTTCTGCTTTGTGCCTTAATGTCAGGGGCATCTCCAGTCTTTGGGGACAGACTAtgccagctccttctcacctTTTTGCCTTGGAACACATAAAGACTGCCATTGACAAAACAAGTTTTTCACTTGGACCCCCTGGTTGGCAATTTTGTACATTTATACGAAACACAGTTTCTAATGAACTCACCGTGTTCATGATGATGgcagtgtctgcagagaccaGGCTCCCTTGCTTAGGGAGCCGATACTGATTCAAGGCAGAGCCAGGACGGTTAGCAAGGCTGCAGACTGTCTGCGGTGCAAATGAGCTCTCCCCGTCCGACAGCCCCGCCTGCGGCAGGTCAGTCTCGTGACCAGGGCCACACCCCATCCTGTGTGCACCACAGAGGACGGCATTTCCTAACAGCCTGGCTGCCTCTCATTTCTTACTTGCTAACTCCCAATgacctgggagggagggagccatGAGTCAGTCACTGAAGGACTGATTCAGCAGGGGTGTGTTGCGGGGGCTGACTGAGGGTGCAATAGAAGTACTGACTCGGCAGGGGTGTGACTGAGGGCGCAATAGCACGCAAACCAAAGCCAGGTCATGTTAAGCGGTAAGTGGACTCCAGGTATTTGAGCCTTTTCACTTTACAGAAAAAAGTTAGAGACAGGAATGGGGACACGtacatgtaatcccagtaccCGGGAGGCTGAGCCAAGGGATTGTGGGTCTGAGGGCAGCCCAGGTTACATAcagagttccagactagcctggaatgaacacacacacacacacacacacacacacacacacacacacacacacacacacacacacacacggcagtcaCTGCTACATACCATAGTGTCTATGTTCAAGTACCTCATGGGCTCAATGAAAAGACGGTTTTAAGCTTtgggaattaaaaacaaatacactttaataaatttctatttttgaaCAGTCTGCAGTTGTTGGTCTGTTTCTCCTCTTTCCAACAGTGCACAACTCTTACATGTTACCACTGCAGGAGCTGGAACACTCGAGACCAAGGACTGAGATTGCTTGTGTTAAAGACAACACTGTGTGCAGAGAAACTATGCCTAGAAATGTGCCTGTTGGTAGACACCAGAGTGTCAGCTTAGTCCTGTTAAGTTCATGTAACAAGCTATTGATTGTCACAGGTGTTAGCATATTGTGTGTGGGGGACCCTCAGCTGGCTGGGCCAGGGTACCCCACAAGTGAGGGAAAACACGCTGGGCAGATGTAGCGGCGGCAGAAGTGTGTGGACAGTCACGCATACCCCAGGCGCTGCATCCAGCATGATCCCTCGGTTCTCTGAGGAGACCCCTCTCCAGGCCATAGGGCCTGTTGCTGTAGCTCTGGTGAGcccagggagagcaggagggctcATGGGTCAACTTGAGAATGAGTGAAAAGGAAGAGCTTGGGAGAGATGGCGGGATGCTTGTGACTGGCTGCAGGTGACCCTCCTAGCCCTTCCTCCATGGTAGGGCCACTCCCTGAGGGCTCTTACGCCACCAGTTCTGCAGACAGGCTCATGGTCCTCATCAATGGGCATTAGGTAGCCCATTCGGTCCCCTATGCCAGGGGTTCCGTCCTTAACTTAGCCCTGAAGCCTGTCCTGGGAACAAGGAGCACAGGAACATATTTTTCTCCataactgcttcaagctgaaatgGGGCACAGGTGGTCAGGACTCTGGCTAGTTAAGGTAAGGAGGGAACCCAGGCAATGAAATGAGCTGGCAAGTTGGCTATATGGCCAGCATGTGGGGAGGATAGGTCTCCGGGCCCTCGGGCCCTCGGCAGCTGAGGAATGCCAGGTCAAGACCAGAGGACTCTCCTCGGCCTGTAAAACAAACACCTGCATAtgtgctgaggaggctgaggtaTGAGACGGTCACCTGGTGATGAGCAGCAGAGCTGGGACTCACTGTCCCCTCATCACTCAGAGGAGGGGCACGGGCCACACAGTGCCTGTGGATACACAGTGAATGGAGACTGAAGATGTTGTGTTCTGTTTCCACAATGGCTGGAAAGTCTCCCAGATTTGGATGGGGCCAGGagcctacatttttcttttttctgtagtGCTAGAGTCAGCTCTggggcttgtgcatgctaggcaagtgctctaccactgagacacacaGCCCTGGGACCCGTATTCCTAGCAAGCAGCATTAGCCCTTCCCCTCTACCCAGGGACAGGCAAGGATGGTGGACAAGAGCCCAGCTCTTGATCAGCTGGACAGGACCAGAACTCTTGTCCTGCTTGCTAGCTATGGAAATGTGGACAGCTTACTCTGCTCCTCTATGTCTGGGGATAACAGGGCAGGaccaatggctcagcagttaacagcacttattgctcttgtagaggacctgggtttagttctcagcacccataagcagctcataactgtctggaacgctctgctgctctcttctggcctctgcacacacatggtacacagacatacatgcgggccaaacacccatgcacatcaaataaaaacgAATCTTTTTAAAAGTGGGGAAAACCGTGTCTTCTTCAGTGACTGGCACTGCCCAGACTGTCCCATCGCTACCAGCCACTGCAAGAGGACACCGTTATCCACATCTTCTAGAGACAACTGAGGCTTAGAGGTTAAAGTAACTTGTTTAAATAACTGTTTAATACAGTCTTTCTTGATTTGTCCTAGACCCAGATGTGGGAGACCAGCACAAAGCCTGCAAGGGTAATGGCCAGATGCAGTGGAATTCAGGATACAGTCTTACAAACTTTAAAACCACGGAGCATTTCTGTTAAAAGCATTCCTCTTGAAGAGTGGCTGCAGGGTCTTTGGAAGATCCTAGAATATGTGAAAGGCCACCTGTATTTTCTGACTGCTCTTCTCTGCAGTAGCGTAGGCCCCTGGGGTTCACAGGCAATGGAAGAATCCCTCAGATATAAACAGTGGATATTACAGCCTCCCACTTCTCCTCCTGCATGGCTCCTTAGCCTGTAATACAGTCTGCAGAAATCAGTACAGGGTGGGACTGGTCCTGATAACCACGATGCCCTGAGCCTTATGCAGCTGTGTTCAGCTGGTACTGCAGTGTGTGACTCTTTGAAAGtcctcaagttcaaggtcaggtgCCAACAAATATATCACAGTGCTTTTGTGCACATTAACTGACCAAGttacaaccccaccccaccccccaccccacccccgccccttaGGGTCCCAAGAAGGAGCATGACAGCCCTAGAAACCAAACTCAGTTTTTCCTCGAGGGCCCAAGTCAAGTTTTATTGTCGGCATTTATTTTAGTCTTGTTAATTCCAAGTACTTATTGacctcttttaaaagatttaaggCAGAGATAGAAGATAGATGTCCCAGAGCCACAGGCTAGGCCAGCATGATCCCTCGGTTCTCTGAGGAGACCCCTCTCCAGGCCATAGGGCCTGTTGCTGTAGCTCTGGTGAGcccagggagagcaggagggctcATGGGTCACCTTGAGAATGAGTGAAAAGGAAGAGCTTGGGAGAGATGGCGGGATGCTTGTGACTGGCTGCAGGTGACCCTCCTAGCCCTTCCTCCATGGTAGGGCCACTCCCTGAGGGCTCTTACGCCACCAGTTCTGCAGACAGGCTCATGGTCCTCTTCACCAGGTCAGGCAGGGGCTCAGATGGCAGCTAACTCAGATGTCTGAACCACTGTCCTCAGAATGTCCACCGGGACCTCACCCTGAGGCTCACCTAGACCTGAGGCCGGCTGTGCAAAATCATGCTTAGGGAAGGGCTGGGAGAGGAACCTGTGTGCCTGTTTCCTAGATCTTCACCCCAGCCAGTCAatgtcatcgtcatcatcatcatctccaaaAAGGGGTGTTGGGGGCGGACGTCCCTTCATGCTCTGACAAAACAGGAAAGAGAGGTCAGTCCTCACACATCCCTGCCCAGGGGCCTCCTGCCTATGAGGGGAAGTGGTCCAACAGCTGTCCTGCCTCTGGCTGGAAAGGAGATAAACTAGAAGGACAGGCTTTGTGGCCAGAGAACTGATCCAGATAAAGCTGAGACAAGCAGGCACGGAGGGAAGCCATCTTTCAACAGAGACAAAAGACCAATTTTGCTTGGCAGTTTCTGTAATTTATTTGTGAAACACGTATTGATAGGGCAGATAAGTCAACTTAGAAATTGCGTGTGGAAAAAAGAAGGTTCGTTAAGGAGAgatgggaaaagagaagaaacgGAAGCAGAGCAGCCTGGAACAGGAGAATGAGAGGTCCGGAGAAGTACAATCACATTAGAAAGCCAGCTGTGGCCTGAGGTGGCCAGAGAAACTCAGAAAGACGTGGATGCAGAGGCATGTCCAAACTCTCAAGTGGAGAATCCCAAGAGATAAAGAAAGCTCACAAAGGCAGGGCCATGCTCTCTTTAATGGGAGTGTGGACTAAAGGGATAAAGGGTCTTAGGACCCTAAACGTCCCAGCCAAAGGATACTGTGTTACAGGTGGTACTGgtggaggtgctggaaaccttcTGCGATGGGCCCAGTAAGAGGTCTGGGGACTAGAGGTGGCCCTCTAAGGGGGCAGTGAACTCTGGCCTCCTTTTCACTCTTCCACTTCCTAACCATGAAGAGGATGCTTTTCCTCTATACATGTCTTTACCGTAGGCCTGAAAGCAGTGGAGTGAACCCATCGTGGACTCAAACCTTTGAAACTTTGAGCCAAAATATACAGTCTGTCTGTATACACTTCCTGTTTCCAGCATTTTGTGCAGGAACAATGCTGACTAACACAAGGAGCCGTGTAGGAGGCTCTCCTGCTCTCTTCATGATTTAAGCTTCTAGCCTTTCGTCTGCTTTGGTCAGGTGTCGCAAGGCTTGAGGCTCCAGACAAGCATAACACATAATCATATTAGTAGAAGGTTAAATGAAACTGTGAAGTATTTTTCTGACTACCGAAGAAACAGATTATTGACTTGATAGAACTGGCAGTAATACCAATTAATATATCGCtcatcttcttttctccttcattttctatGCAGAATTTGTAGTTAGTGTTCTCAAATGCAAACTGAATTCTCAGGAAGGCAGGCTAATGGGAGGAATAGGGTACCTTCtctgaaggcaggcaggcaggcaggcaggagggccGGACTCTGCTTCACCTGAGTTGGGTTCCAGATGTCACTGCCTTCTGGCAAAAGGCAAAACTCACTCCAAATGGATGGTACAGAAGGGCAACAGGCTTTGCCCATGTTCAGCCTCCTAGTTCTGCCCTAGACTGAATCTAacactcctctgtctcctccacacACTTCATAACAGTGAAATTCCCATTACAGCGTCAAAATGGTCACATGTCAGATGGCCAAGCCAGGGCTCCAATCCTGGCTCTGTCAGCAGCTCCCTCTGTGGCCCGGCTCTCCTGTCCCCTCACTTGACTACACTGTCAACAATGAGCCCTGGGTGTGAGCTGAGAAAGCAAGCAGCAGGGTGGAAGTGGACTAGGTGAGCAGAAGTTCTCAGAAACAAGTGACCCAAGAGAAGCCTGGGCTCAGTCCTAATCTACCATCAGCCTCCTGTGAATGATCCTTCTAACCTTTCTTTGTCTAGGAAGGAGGAGCGCCACAAGCTGACTTTCAGAATCTTCCCACCTTCCCTTACTGCAAATAGGACTGATTCCCCAGGGGACAGAGATTATGGCACCCTTTTAAGAGTACAGTGGCAGCTGGCCATCCCCACTCTGCTTACAGAGCTGCCCACTCTGGACCCCAAGCTCACTCCCACAAGGTCCTGTACACAGAGTCCAGGAAGTAGGCCACCAACAgactccttttctcttctccgaGCCTGCAGGGAAGAGCCCCCAGGTGGTGCTATGAGGACTCCGCAGAGCCTGAGATTTCCTTACCACCTCGtcttcatcctcttcctcagGCTGGACTTTGGGCCTCGGGACTTTCAGAGTTGCCCCTTTAAACAGCTCGTCCTCTTCATCCCCAGAGAGACTAAAGGAGAATCAAGCCACAGATATGTTGCTGTGTCTGCCTGGGTCACCGTGCCCACCAGTTACGAGGGTCACCGGTCCTGAAGTGAGACCCACTCACCCAATTCAAATCTCTCTTCCTACACTGTGCATCCATCCCTCCAAAGACCACACCCTGTGTAATCCCCTCCACAGTCTATACCCTGTGTTAACACCCTCCACAGTCTATACCCTGTGTTAATACCCCTCCACAGTCTATACCCTGTGTTAACACCCCTCCACAGTCTATACCCTGTGTTAACACCCCTCCACGGTCTATACCCTGTGTAATCCCCTCCACAGTCTATACCCTGTGTTAACACCCCTCCACGGTCTATACCCTGTGTAATCCCCTCCACAGTCTATACCCTGTGTTAACACCCTCCACAGTCTACACCCTGTGTTAACACCCTCCACAGTCTATACCCTGTGTTAACACCCTCCACAGTCTATACCCTGTGTTAACACCCCTCCACGGTCTATACCGTGTTAACACCCCTCCACAGTCTATACCCTGTGTAATCCCCTCCACAGTCTATACCCTGTGTTAACACCCTCCACAGTCTATACCCTGTGTTAATACCCCTCCACAGTCTATACCCTGTGTTAACACCCCTCCACAGTCTACACCCTGTGTAATCCCCTCCACAGTCTATACCCTGTGTTAACACCCCTCCACAGTCTATACCCTGTGTTAATACCCCTCCACAGTCTATACCCTGTGTTGACACCCCTCCACGGTCTATACCCTGTGTTAACACCCCTCCACAGTCTATACCCTGTGTTAACACCCCTCCACAGTCTATACCCTGTGTAATCCCCTCCACAGTCTATACCCTGTGTTAACACCCTCCACAGTCTATACCCTGTGTTAACACCCCTCCACGGTCTATACCCTGTGTTAACACCCCTCCACAGTCTATACTCTGTGTTAACACCCCTCCACAGTCTACACCCTGTATCAGCCCCTCCTCCAGTCTATAATATCTATTACCCCCTCCAGTCTACATCCTGTGCCAGCCCTCTTCCGGTCTACAGCCAGCACAATCTCTAAAGTTAATAAATCAGACTCCACTACTCCTCTGCTTAAATccttttcctggttcctcactgTACTTGCATACAATTCaagccttcacagtgacacagatGCTCACCTATCTTGGCCCCTTCTTTGTTTTCCAACTTCAGCTTTACCCGACTTGTCTCATACTAGACCCTCTCAGTTCCTATGGTGTGTCCATCCACCAGAGCACCTCTGTGTGCTCCTCTGTCTGCAGAGACTTCCTGCTGTCAGTCTGGATGACTCAGGACTCCTCGGATCACGGTTGAAATGCTGCCTTCTCAGAAGCATTCCCTAACCACCTGTTCTAACAGAATTTTCCCTCCTCAGGACCAGCACAGTTTCTTTCTGTTAGCATGCACTTCACTATTATACTATGTAAGTATGTATTATCTTCCCCACTAGACGGTATGCTCCTCAGACTCAGAAACTACACCTGCCTTGCCTACCACGCTATCATGGGGCCCGCCACAGAGCCCTGGATGTAGAGCTGTTGATGAAGAAAAAGTACAACAGCCAGTGTCATGTGTCAACCCTGGAAAAGAGATCACCTCACCGACTGCCATCTTGTGCCTGCTCAGATACACACCTGCAGTTCTGGGAGTCCTGGTTGTGTCTGGGGGATGCTCCTGAAGCCGCAGAAGCAAGCTCTGTATCCAACAATGCCTCAGGGGGACCAGAGCTACTGACGTCCTCAACTTCTCtgagctcaggaggctgaggttcTCCTGGGCTTTCAGGGTCTAAGGCTGGTGGCTCCCCCTTCTCAGGGTCTGGAGTCAGTGACAATCTCCTGGAGTTTCCTTGCAGTGGGCCATCTGGGGCTACTTCCCTGACATGTTCTTCTTCTCCCGGTGGGTTGTCGGGCTGCACTGCTCTCTGGCCATCAGCAAGTGCCTCCTCACACTCGGAATCCACAGTCACAGGGCCTGGAGGTTTAGGTGGGATTGAAGTCGGGGGCCCCAGGACTCTGTGGGATGGGATGCCGGCTGGCTCAGGTGGGAGGGAGCTGTCTTTCATCTCCGAGGACGTCTCTGCTTCTGAGAACCCCTCTCTCCTTGTCTGTGTACCATTCCGTGGCATGGGGAGATCCTGTGGAAGCAGTGGGGTGTTCTCCCCTGCTACCTGTTCTGACAGCACCTTGGGGGCCTCCTGTGTCTCCCCACgtgggggtgctggggacagcCCTGGAGTGGCGGGACCTGGCTGCTCCACGGAAGGTCTCGaaggcttctcttcctcctcctcactgctaCTCTccccctgctcttcctcctgctgGCTCAACAGCTGCAGAGTCACCATCTGTTCAAAAGCCAAGGAGGAGATGAGCACTGAAAGGGGGACAGTGTGCACCCAGAGGTCTTCTGTCCCCAGAGGCACAGCTGCCACCTAATTCAATGACCGTGCTTCTCCCTGCCGGAAGAGGCTGGCCACATCCATCCAGGCACACGCCATTTCAGAAATCCTCATCACGGATGGATGGTCCTGAGGAACTTTTTAAGTATGAGTGCTTAGAcagtaattaaagaaaatgccCATTTCAGTGACCCAACTGGCAGCGTTCTGGCTGTACCTTGATTGTGTGCATGATGGTCCTGAGGATGGTCCTGCCATCATAAGACTCCTCCAGCTCAAACTCTCCCCTCAATGACTGGAACACCTGGTTCATGATCTTCTTGACCTGTGCCAAGATCAAAAAGGCATGCGACCAAAGTCAAGTCATTAAGTGAGGCATTACAATCACAGAGTTGGAACTCTACAGAGGCTGGGACACAGACAGTCACGAATGTCTGTGACTGCCACCGAGGGGAGGACAGTTTTAAAGGAGAATTTCCTGCCAAGGGCGCACAGTGATAGTAAGTGTACAAGACTGCCCAAAGATCATTTGCTGATATGATGTAACTCCAACTATGAGCACCACAGCCGGCCGTGTGGCCTTGACCACAGGGATTAGTGgaggctgggtgctgggtgcaGCACATCTTCCAACTCTTCTCTATGATTTAGGGATACTTCCCATAGCTGTCAAAGCTTCAGAGGAAGAGAGTCTCTTTGGGTTTGCTACCAGAGTGGTAGATTCTAAAGAATTAGTTTTTATGTCAGACAAGTGATGAATCAATAAAGCTGGAGAAACACTGTCAGCATGACACACGGGCCATGTTTTCTAAAACTTGATAAGCACATTCACTGCCTTGATAGGAGAGGTTTTGCTGCTGCTTTGAATGTCAGCTCACCTTCTCTGAGGGGTCAGCAGCAGCTCTGACTGCAGGTGCCTGGGACTTATTCTTCTCCAGTTGCTGGAGATGCTCATTCTGTGCGGTGAGGGCTGCGACCTGCGCCTGGAGAGCTAAGCACTGCAAAGTGAACAGACACGGGCTGTGGCCTTGGAACCTGCATCCCTGTGACAGTCAGGAAACACACGAGAACCATTCTGGGAACAAGTCCTGACTTCAGCAAGGTCTGCTGGGCCCAGTCTCGGTCCTCACCCCAGACCAGCTGATGCAGGTCACTCTACTTCCTCAACAATCAGCTCACAGCTTCCTTCCCATCAACGATACTTGACTTGCTCCCAGTGAGGTCAAGAATATAATGAAAACGAGGGGGTATGAGTAAGGATagtcacatacatacaaatactcAGCAACCTATTCACCTCCAAGACTGCCTCCAAGGCTTCCAAGTCAAAGGGTTTTTCTGGATAATGCAAGGAACTGCCCTTCAGACAAGGGACTGTCATAACATGTCCCTAAGTCACCTTCCAGCTCTCCCTAAAGTATCCCACCATATCCCACGCTCTACCTGTCTACCTTACCACAATTACCTGTCCTTGGTTCTGCTCAAAGGTCACCTCCTTTGGGACTCCCTCCCAGCAACTTTAGGCTTCCTCAGACCACTTATCTCCGTTTCTTTTCTGTGCCATGTGACTACTGAGGGCAGAGTCTTGGCATGTCCTTTCTCTAACACAGTGACTGGAGCCAAACTAATGCTCAGTAAATATCTGCGTAGGAAACCAAGGGTCCAACAGTGGAAACACGTCCTGGAACACTGCTGTTTTATCTTTTTCCAGGTTCCTGACCCGCCACCCTGTGTAAGCAAGTGAAAGATAACTAACTGCAGGTTCCCCAGGCCTGGCTGTGTTTGCTAGCTGTTAATACCGCCCAAGCTCACAAGGCTGGACAGGCCTCCCACAGCCTGGAGGCCTTGTGTCACGGAGCTGACTCAGGGAAAGAAAGAACCACCTCATCCTGAAGGCGGGACAGCTTCTGCTGCTGGGCATCCCTCTGCGCGCAAACCTCCTGGTACTGCTGCAGGTGCTCATCCTTCGCAGAGGCCAAGAGATGCTCACACTTGGCTTCCCACTGGCTCTGCAGCTCCGCCTGTGCCTGTGCGAGAGACAGCTGCCAAGAGAAACAACAGCTGTGGGGGGGCGGGGTTAGGAGTTGGGGGCGGGGTTTGGAGTTGAGGGCGGGGTTAACATTACAACAGAAGAAGCCCATCCTCCACAGAATTTAAAGGCCCTTGCCCA harbors:
- the Slc31a2 gene encoding protein SLC31A2 isoform X2 — encoded protein: MAMHFIFSDEAVLLFDFWRVHSPTGMALSVLVVLLLAVLYEGIKVGKAKLLHKTLENLPSTSSQQLIPEPDQDSTGSGSTPANSTRLRWFLCYFGQSLVHVIQVVIGYFVMLAVMSYNTWIFLGVVLGSAVGYYLAYPLLNMT
- the Slc31a2 gene encoding protein SLC31A2 isoform X3, with amino-acid sequence MHFIFSDEAVLLFDFWRVHSPTGMALSVLVVLLLAVLYEGIKVGKAKLLHKTLENLPSTSSQQLIPEPDQDSTGSGSTPANSTRLRWFLCYFGQSLVHVIQVVIGYFVMLAVMSYNTWIFLGVVLGSAVGYYLAYPLLNMT
- the Slc31a2 gene encoding protein SLC31A2 isoform X1 translates to MLSFEKGEKEKMHFIFSDEAVLLFDFWRVHSPTGMALSVLVVLLLAVLYEGIKVGKAKLLHKTLENLPSTSSQQLIPEPDQDSTGSGSTPANSTRLRWFLCYFGQSLVHVIQVVIGYFVMLAVMSYNTWIFLGVVLGSAVGYYLAYPLLNMT